TCCATTTAATAATTACAATGATACAATGATGTAAAGCACATGCAATATTAATACAACATATCAGTCTATTCACGCATGGCTACGGTTATTAAGTTCTACGTCAGGCAGCGCAGGTAACGAACGATCGAGATGATAAGATTGTTACAAATAATTGCATTGTCTAGACACggtattgatatatacatgtaccgtgTAGTGTCCGTGACTGGTATGTTTGTTTTCGATTAGTGATCAAATCACCAGAaggaatgttatatatatatatatataaaggtgCAATTAAAAGTAgtaatatcataaatattaattaatgtatCCAAGAATGTCGACCATATCAAGATGACACATACATATGAATAGCATTATTTAATAGAGTAATCATCATATTAATTGTTGTCTTTGTAATGTAACCATGGGAACGCACAGTTGACATTGACTGACAGAGTCGGATACAATTCTGATAACGTAGTTTAAATGTGTGTTGATAAGGGATAAATAGATGTTCCCCAAGATATGActattgtttatcatgtttatcgaACTCGATTTTAttagttttcaaattttgaaaagacacaaAGCTTTAGAGAGTGTCTTTTCTAAATTCAATATCTCTACCGATCACGATAGAACATCAGACTATTCAATCAGCTGAAATTCATTGCGCTTGATTAAATTTTACAGGAAGCGCAAACATTAGAAATTCTTGGCTATGCAGTTCAATTCTTTGCTTCGAATGATAAATACTGTGCCTTTTCATCGTAACGCACACATTTTTCTGTGACACAAGTCCAGATTATTTTCTCAATATCACTAATATGCTTTATGGTATCATAGTTTTCAGTCGATTTACATTAAAGAATATTACTGTGCCCTATACATATGTCGCTATGACCTAGTTTTGTATATCGGGTGTGAGAATATGAATGTGCCCTATACAGGTGTCGCTATGACCAAGTTTTGTATATTGGGTGTCACTATGACCTAGACATGTATAGCTTGTTAGCCATGATCTAGATATGTATGGCGGTTGTCGCTGTGACCTAGTTTTGTATATCGGGTGTCGTTGTGACCAAGATTTTAATGGCTGGTGTCGCTGAGACCTAGATTTGTACGGCTGATGTCGCTGTgatctagatttgtatggcgGTTGccgctgtgacctagatttttATGGCGGttgtcgctgtgacctagatttgtattgcGGTTGTCGTTGTAACCTAAATTTGTATGGCGGGTGACGTCCATGAAGCAGAGCAATCTCTCCTATTgtgcattgcggtccccacattaTATGAAAGTGAATGTAGGTAACGCATTGAACCCTGGGAGATATTGGAAGCAAAGACCGCTCATCTTTCTGCCTGTGGTACTGAATTCCTATGCTTAATATGTAATTGTCATCAACTGCTAGACTGTGATTTTGTGAAGTTATTCATTAATTAAGATACTAACctaattatttgatttatttattattttggtTGCTGGTTACAGAACAGAATACAAACTGCTTTCATGGTGAATATAAGTATTTCGAATggttaaggaaattttctatggATCTCATGTATGGTACAGCCTTAGGaagaaaagacaaaaaatgCTATTACGAAAGAGAAGAAGTGTTACAGGACAGACatcaaataaaagaaaacatattttttacaaGAAGAATGAACATGTACTTACAGCTGAGCAGAAACAAAACCAACTTAACATTCCAAAAAATCAATTTCCCTGTCGGGTCTTTACTGCCATTTCGTAGGTTAATCATACCACTTTGGTTTAGTGAAGAAATTTAACTGTTGATTTATCATTTGGTATGAACGTCAGAGACTACTATTGTTTATGCCGAAACAGCCATGATCTAGGTACGCATCTcgtaaaaaatgaaagttttagtTCACTTTAGCAAAGTTTTCGCcttatcatattttacattaatttggGATTGCGTTCAGATTGAATGCTTCATCAagcaaattattaaaataatactGTTTTAGcatcattttataatttccgAAATTATTACTCCCCGCCTCTTTATCAAACAGATTCTTTCATAGGATGGCGGAACCTATATTTGATCGATACATTTATGAAACTTGAAAAGTGTACCCGCTGACGggtacaaaattatttcaaagataattgagtttttcaatgttttgcatatttaaTGATGGAGTGAAGgtttataataaaaacatttcgACTTTATGAGCCACAACGGTCTAGTTGTATTGAACCGCAGCATGGAAAATGTCAGTTAGGTTTCATTTACTGTAAGGATTAAGAGCTAGAATCATTTAAAGGGCAACTACCTTTCCGGatcaaaacataaaggtttcttaaaaaacattagtaacatcagaaaaaaatataccgatgatctaaaatgaagtacaacaccgcacatatgcaagatttcttgcgtaatatatgataacagtggagagtcattttgctgttttaccgtctgacgcagtgataGTTAACTGTAGTCTATCATTGCTCATTGTCTTGAGATAGCGGGAACTCCGATCTAATttacattgatacatgtattccTAGTGCGTACTTTGAGCGGCTGTAGTCTAGCATTGCTCATTTTCTTGATATAGCGGGAACTTCAATCTATTTTacattgttacatgtatttctttgGAGCACAAAAGGCACAAAACAGTGATAATGGATGAGCCGGTCGTTCAGTTCCGTTTGATAAAAACGATGGTCAGTTCGGTTAGGTTTGATTGTTTAAAGTAGAAGATTTAGGTTATGGCCTCGGACTACTTCCCTTCCACTTTTCAACCCGGGCTTAGAACCAACAACAGAGGAGTAAGCCCTTGTAGGAAGTACATCTAGATCTTAATCAGCGGACAAAAAGTTAACCCAATGCCTTCCTCAGAAGACTAGACCGACCTTCCAACACAATGACCAACTTTAAAGGACATCAAGGGTACGTCGAAATTTGTACGAAGAAAGACCTTGAGAAAGAAGAGACCAAATCTTTGCATGTGAACATTCAAGCCTTCCATTGAATTATTGAAATCATCTGTTCATGCATTATTCATGCTTCGTTTTTAAGGTCTACGCCAAGCAACAGAGGTAACGGGCGAGCCATGAACTGATTTCAATAagactgttttaaatatttttattgtccaGGCAaggtattatttatatacatataacctGTATAGTTCTTAAGGACGGTATGCCACTATAGAACCTCGAACTATCTAATCGGCTGAAATTCATTCGACTTGATTagtttttacaatgtatatgaaccGCAGATTTTAAAAATTATGGGCTGTATGGCATAATTCTTTGTTTGATATGACAATAATGTGCCaatgttttacatttccatCGTAATCCTTTTGAAGAACCTTTCTCTGTGATACAAGGCCAGATTGTTTAATATGCTTCATGGTATCATAGTTGTCAGCCAATTTAGAGAATATGGCTGTATCCTATACGGGTGTCGTTGTGACCTGGTGTTGTATATCGGGTGTCgctgtgacctatatttgtatgACGGGTGTAGCTGTGGCTTAGATGTATATGGCTAATGTCGCTATAACCTACACGTGCAGATTTGTATATCATGTGTCGATGTGACCTAGATTTGCATGGCAGTTGTCGCTGTGATCTAGATCTGTATGGCATGTTGCTGTGACCTACATATGTAGATTCGTATGGCTGATATCGCCGTTATCTACAATTATATGACAGATGACGTCGATGAAGCAAAGCGATCTCTCCCAGGATGCATTGTGGTCCCCATATTTCATGAATGTGAATGTGGGGACCGCCTTGAACCCAGGGAGAGAACGGAACCAGACCGCTTATCTTCTATGGCCTCTGGTCCTTATGTATGATGTGTAATTTATCGATGACTTTGTATTGTTCTTGGAGACGGTATGTTTGTTTTCGATAAGTGATCAAGTCACCTGAAGGAATGCTTTATAAATTGTGCAATTAAGTGtcataacataataaataataatgaatgtATCTATTGAATGTCGACCATATCTAGGTGACAAAACATTATTATTAGTAATAGCGGTAGTATCAAGAGTAATATAGCAATATAGTTAAAGGAAATAAAATCGGTTCTAATGGAAGTTGGAGAAGCTGGTACCAGAACATTGCGCACCCGGGATGTTATTCTTTTCAAAAATGCACcttataataaagatatttatattttacacgACGAAGTTAATTTCTAGGTCAAGCTTTGATTATCGTGAATTGAAATTGACCAATAGATACATTGCTTtaattacaatgtactgtacctacttgtactgtattaaaattaatatacatttcataagttgtacatgtttatacagcgtatgtgtattgttgtagcggttttttttttagaaaaaaaaatcttgttgatGGATCTTGTTTTTGGAATAAATGCCTGAATGCTCTAGTGAAGGTACAGCTGTACAAGAAAGTCGTTATTCCGTCAGCAATTTAGGATGTGAGCATTGGACTCAAATCAACAAAACGGACGCAAGGGTCTTAAATACCTTCCAACATTATGCTGCAAGATTCATCTTAAATGTACAACGAGGAACCTGGTCAGACATCTGATCCACCTCGATAGTATATTTCTTACTCCTTCTATATAGATAAACTTTCACTAGGCCTTTGGCTTAGGAAGAAGGGAACACATCACACCAACGCGGTTTCATACAGTACGATCCACGAACATACTGTACCTCGAAAAGTACCAACTAGAGCTAATATTCCCAGGAAAAGCTGAGTGGAAACGaattataatggattcataaaacttaatgaagagttcatgagagtcacttgatgaatattcatgaacttttttcATGAACCACAATCTGCTAAGTTCgtgaattattcatgaatattcatgatgtcatgaataCCATCTCACAGGGGGAGCGTTGCCAACAGCAGAGACATTCTAATGTGAGCATTCCACGCCTACATCGGAAAAACAGCTAAAACGCGCGTGCGCGAATGAATGATGAACTTTTTTTCACATaggattattttattatacatacatgtatttgaagaTTCGTTATGACTTGCAGTTGAAAATAATCGTTAATAAATCTATTTAATATGCATTGAATGGCAAAGGAATTTTAACTGCAAAAATAAGTTTGACAAATAAGCTAATACTCCTTTCAAACACATGTCTGCTATACTATCTAGGATCTGTGTTAACTATTGCTTTCTTTCCAAAACCTAATCTACACAAACTGAATGTCTGAATCATCCTATGGTGAACAATGTTTCAATTTTACATTAATCACATAATcattcgccggggttacataatttgcacgtgctccattatcattataccctcttAACCTcagtaaaataaagatatattccttaaataaaaaGCAAAAATTTGGGAAGGGAAGAAGGAAAAATGGGATGATATAGAATGAACAGAGATTATGAAGAATaagaattaaatgaaaatatattcttatatgaaaaataatgaataaatgaatgaaaacaagagtaaagaaagaaagaaagaaatgaatgaaaacaagagtaaagaaagaaagaaagaaagaaagaatggAAAAAATGGAGGCAAGAAGTAAGATAGGCAATTTTTTTCTAATCGATGAATGATGAACTTTATAACAATAATTTTACTTccatctgtacatgtatatatattgtctgACAATGCTTCGTAACTACTGCACAAATAACTCACTATAACGTGGAACTACTGCACGACTctttcgatctctacaccccacatctcatagtgaaattggcAGTTCACGGAAAaatttgaccaatcaaataccagcaaagatttcctttgaagactacagaagagcgacgcccaacttcaaattCAACGAAGTGTTCCGTTATCGGCTCATTTTTGATATACAACTCAATTCTTCTTCTAGGACTAAATTACCAGAAAATGAgagttctgttctgttgcctccagtttttcTATGTGTATAAAAAGATTGTCcagaggtgtagagatcgtaagtgatcacggtaacccctggagtgtaTCGATGGATGGGAACGCCATAGCTGTCTCATATGGCTCAAATATACTATATTGATTTGTGCACTCATTATATTGtatggttttatcattatatgcttaatcttatcaatatatggtatcattttatcaatatttgattttatttgacCAATATACCATTTGCTTCTATCACTACATATCCCatggtattattttcttttatcacttatcatttttaatttggtgacacatatatttgatttacagatacaatgtatgtttctgatatagACGTGTATGTATGCATATGTCTGACCGTTTGTAAAAgttattatttcaagtataaatcttGACGGACCTGCAATTTTTATACAGGcttgtgagggctttgtcaaggctcgcctgaaaacaatataaaatcaccaggcccgtctttaatttataaacgaacaactaggtccaaccattcaaaccgcataatcgaaaacggcctagCCAAGAAAACGGCCCTGCATCTACTTTTTATTACTAgtaaaggggaggtaactcccaTACAATAAATGCACCCAtatcttttatatctaaaacgaaacaaaaatattaaaagatatataaaaacgtataatataaaaaaacgtCTTCACATGTAGGCTAACGATACATATTGTTTACGGGAAActttacatattttgatattgaggAGTAACACGGACCTGTCTGAAACCGGAAGTTTATAAGAAGTCACGTGATTTTTACCTGTCATGGcgaaattttaatgaattttagaGAAGACACAGGTGTGATACAAACGATATACACAAACCAACGATGGGGCGTGcgatatatatactgttaagCTTTTGTTTGTATCAAATAACCTTTAACGATGTTATGGTTCAGGCCTTGAGTATAGCATGCCAGTGTGCAAGCAGCGATCTTTGTAACGTGATTCCTAGGACCAATCCTAAACAGAATACGGAGGTAAAAAGATGTTCATTAGTCTATATGTATGACTCACCTATACATCTTTATGTGATCTGAAAGTTTGACAACTATTTGGCATAAGTCATGTAGATTAGCTTACAATCTCAAATATATGAAATAGATGATATGCACatgaacaaaaatgtatttttagcctcatgtatataatttgtttctgCATTTtaagtccgctaaacctgcatAAGGTTATATTATTAGGCATTTTTGTCTTATATTTATTAGACACAAAAGagcataaaaaacaataaataggCAGCTCTGTTGTCACTGCATGCAGCTCCATTATTAATGTAATaaaaccttaaagatgctcccccGCAGACAAATGGTGTTCACAGGAGCAGagaatttagtattttcttcaattacaaaacatgcttactttacaccattaccaacattgaaaagtttgagcttctgattttatatcaagttaaaaatataaaaaaaaatccagaaaaaaaatctgtggcactatatcctatatggaaccagaaacatatatacatagaaatTGGCAACTGCTCCAATtatacgatcggcagatgtacctctgtatgtgcttaggggtttttagataaaatcctaaatagTTGAATATTAAATAGGCAGCTCTAGATCTGTTGTCACTGCATGCAGCTCCATTATTAATGTAATaaaaccttaaagatgctcccccGCAgacagatggtttgagtacgattttggaaagaaaaaataatatttcaacttatttattaataaaacaaaataacgcacttccggttttgattttcgaaaaaccaggtaaaattgcttattttcgtgctttcaaaaatcatattaaataacatcgatcgggaaaactgatcacattaaaccatgatataatgttaaaactttgtgttgatgtaaaaatatatatcatgtttaaaagaatacacttaaaagtagttagccaaggcaaaatgcctataaaccggaggtccctctgcctgtcaacaaagacaaagaaggagtttccaatctctatgtatatatgtttctgatggaatgaagtactgattgtcgcattttgtgcatgcaccaaagtcaaaattttgttttatatcattttttggtttttattagatatatacatatatatatatataccattaaacaccaattattgttcaaatgatgaatatcatgtatGCTCCGGATGCATCGGCGATGGAGTATATCTTTAACATATGAAGCAGTTGGCATTCACCAGTGCATGAAATTGAACTACCATCCActtattttgacgtcattatatGTCATTTTGGTAATATATTATGATGTTGTACCATTTGTAATATTATATGAAAATCTCCACATGTACTAACTTACAGGCTTATGTGGTGACAGAGGGCAAATCGTCCCACAAGGAATGGGTTTGGGATCATATCAGCATGGTTCTCAATCAGGGACCTGACAACACGGACCTCATGTGTCACGCACATTCACTCGGAGTAGGATACGCTATCATGGGTATGattttataaacttttaatGCAGCCATAGTACGCTGTTTTGGAATAATGAGGCATCTACATACAGTAATCAGAATTAAATACAGGggtataaatacattgtatgaattttAAATGCTTTGGATATGAGGTGGAAGATTTAAGAGAGGAAATAATATATCAACATTATGTCCATTATCTAGtaatgacaaaaaaaatgaaaattgtaaaaaatgaaaCCATCTGCAAACTAAATTAATGGTTGAACTCAAAATTGGAACCATTACACCCCTGCTCACAGCAGGGAAAGCAAAATTTATTGAAGactgaaataaaaaatggtGTTCAGATATTTAATCCCAgccattaaatgtagaaatgTTATGCATTCTAGCTGTGGTAAATTTTTCATCTTCATGTATTTCAGAGGAGATGCCAGTCTTTGAAAATTACACTGATAACCAGAACTATTCAGACTGGGTAGAAAAGGTGGGACAACGGATAAAACAAATGCATGCTGATGGAGTATCCGTCAACTTGCTGGACTTAATAGGACAGTGTAATGTTGATGCTGAGCATGTCGATAAAGTTACGGAAGCTGTGGGACAGGTCTACCGCAGAATAAAATCAGAAGGATGGCCAAAGGTCAGTACTGTAGAATATGTATCTGTGGAAATTTTCTACTTACTAAATTTGATTACTATACAGTTTTTGAAAGCACAGTCTTTGATTGGCATCATGAATCCACCATTTTTACTAATATAAGTTTCTACTTAAGCcaaatgataaaatttgatattttctttacaaggcttatcataaatatacataccaaTAAATGCTCAGTGTGAGAATTTGAAGATGTGAGGCCAGAGGCTAGGGCACAATtatttgcaaaagaaataagGAATAATTTTAGTCAGCATTGATTTAATATTAAAAGATTTAACTTGTGGactcagaaaaaaagaaatgtgtGATTCTAGGGTTGGATATGGTAATTAGCTTAAGCATGCATGACCTCCAAGGATTATGCTATTTTTCTTTCCAGCTTTTCTGTATTGTTCCATGGATGCCACCATGTTACCAGGGACAGTGTCATTTAACATCGGAACTCCTAAACTACTGTGACTATTTTGTGACAAATCCCGATAGTTACATCTCGACCTGTAACTTACAATGTAGGGCTCAAGCCACCATCCCGAAGAGCCGCATGGTCCTAGGTAGGAATTTACTACATTGAACTTCTGGTCTCTATACAACATAAAgcatatttttctatttgagacaaaattaatgtataaGATGCTTCATAATGATTGTAAAAGTGGATATTTTCGCGAGTACTTAACTTCGCAATTTGTAAGCATAAAACTTTTGTGGAGGTGTTGCCAGTATTTTAGAGAGCTGCACAGTGTTCCCGACTCACATCCGTTTACTGATGTGTGCTGTGTATCGCACAGTGGAGATATTGTTACCTTAAATAGCTGTGGAGTATTTAAAAAATAAGTGTTCTGGAACACAAGGCCATATCAGGTTTAAATATGGAATATAGCTCATAATGATTGGTTGTAGGAAGACATTGATTTTGTCTACCTTTAGTGTAAGACTGACTGTACAAGTGTATACTGTGATCAAAAGAAGAGCTCCTCAGTCCCCAAATATATGCAGTATTTAATTCATAATAATATTGTGTTACATTTTATAACAGTTTGTACAAATAATGAATTTGTAATTTGAAGGCATAGACGAGTACCTAGCTGTTGGTGTCAAGAAGAGCCAGCTGTTGATGGGAATTCCTTGGCACGGTTATGACTACAAGTGTGACAAAGTACAGGTCTGTATATCAACAGATCAGGGGGATGAAGGGTGGGAGGGGTGGTTAGTGGCAGTTTAACAGGACTCTAAATAGTCATGCTTTCTTTTATTAATACTTTTTAATGCATAATATAAGTTTACTGcattttaaatgatataagTTGATAGAATAAGAAGATTTAAAGAGGTAGGGATTTAACTCTAGATTTATAGATGTTGTTCACTTTAACTATCTAAACAGATTTTAGGTAAGGATTTAACAGCAAAATAGTTATCATATTTCAATTAGATTCTTCCACAATTACCTCTTTCAAAAGATGATAATAGAAAACTACAACAAATATTTGGAATAATGATTAAATTACTATATTATGGTTTGCATTTCAGATAACAAAAGATCATAGTCGAGTATGCCTGTTACCCAAGAACAATGAGACCAATGAATGCGAGTTCAAGGCTTCACGTAGACGACTGTCCATCAGTGACATTATGGCCAACTATCCTAAACAGTTTTCTAGCCACAACTGGGACGGTCTGCAGGCAGCGCCATACTTTGACTCTAATTTCCTGGTAAGACTGACTGGATGTACTAGTTATTTATAGTGTAATTGTGTTGACCTTGGCGATGCTTTCTCTGTACCGTAGTAACATTGTATCTGTACATAGGTCTATGAGTATGATCAGTACAGCAGGTTCAAGATACTGaaaataatgtcaaattaaatacTAGGTATTTGGGTCCAACTAGGTGAGATGTCATGTGTGTCACCTACCAAAACCAGATCACCTTGATCTATATTGACAATTAACCTGAATTTGAAAAAGCTTGTATGGCTCTCTCTTATTACTGAAAAAtaccgcgggataaccctgtcaagtatgggagaaatggTGGTGAACTTTATTTGCGAAATAAGCCTTTTTATTGTTAGATAAATGTCAAGGTAATCACAGGTCCCAGCTATTGGTTTATTCTCCAAATTGCCTTTTTCAGAACCGAACCGTGAATGAAAGCCATTCCATCTGGTTTGAAGCAATGGACAGTCTGTTGGATAAGTACCAGACAGTCAAGCAAGCCAATTTAGAAGGTAAGAGATGTTGTCTTTTTCTACATAAGAAATATGCATTTCTGAAATacaagagttatctgcccttgctggtatgtattgattgttacgtcatgtttTTTGCATTATGTCACATCTTTTAATTGATACCTACtaataagggcagataactctgtaataagctAGAATAGCTGaaagatgtcttgacatattatcacaagctCTCCACTGctgggttgcgagtttgaatcccatgtggggcagttgccaggtactcacctctggttggtggtttttctgtgggtactctggcttccttccaccaacaaacctggtacgctcttgcatgaccctggttgttaataggaggttaaattaataaaaaccaAGTCATAACACTAAATGAGAGATTAATGCATGTTTACTTTGATCATTTGATTAGGatctaaaaaaaattgaagagGTAATTATTGGGTAAAGTACATCATAACTGTTTATAAAACATAGACTactaaattatattttgtaaatggaGCAACTTTTGATTAGTCTTGGAATTTAGGTATAAACCTGTAGATTTGTCATTTTACATCGTCTGTTGTCATGTGCCATCTTCCGtacgtaaactttttattcaaatgacattttctcaataaccgaaagacAGAATGTGAAAAGCTAcaaagtttgatcaaatgaatgaccttgagcttcattcaaagtcacaggggtttAATataataggttaaaatcttttaaacgacttcttgtgaataaataagaggcccagagacctgatattgggcttgtagcatgctggcatgaagggctgcaaattttgttcaaatgaatgaccttggttCTCacttaaggtcacaggggtcaaataggctacaGTAATTAATGACTTACTGTGTACTTCAGTtccaccatatatatatatacttatattgtAAGTCAGGGGCCCATTAGGCCTTTTGTTTGGAATACAGAAAAGAAAGAACAGGAAAATCCATGCTAGATCATTCAACTAGCTGTGCCCAGTGATCTATGGCCATAAACTAAGTAAGATGTCCAAGTGTAACTTTCCCTTTTTGAGGCCTTAATTCACTTAACTTGACTTAATACAGAttgaaagtacatgtatgtaggttTCTCTATTTagtttcttttgcaaattgattaatAGCTTAATACTCTCTGCAAtaattttgtggaaaaaaatgCCAAAATTGGGTTCTATTATAATTGTTAAAGCGCCCTATTTGCTTATTGGGTGGAATATAGTACCTATGTAATGTTTGAACAAAAGCTTAGAATTATGGTTAAGTTTCCATGTTACTTTTTGTTACAGGTGTAATGATATTTACTGGAGATGACCTCACAAACTCAGTCACTGATGCCAAGAATGAGATTGTTTGGAACTGGATGATCCATGTACTATTCCTGACTGGTTCTGCAGTAAATCACGATCAGATGGATATGGCAGGTAAGTATGGCTGGGTTAGCCTATGGATTAAAGTATGGCTCCATTGTAGTGGGTTAGCCTATGGAGACACTTATTAAAGGACAGTTTTTGCTTAAATAGCATTTCATGACCATATTGTTTAAATGCCAACCTGTATGGCTATTTAATTTTGCAaggaaaacatttatttttgcaCTATGCTCTTTGATATCCATCATTGTCAATGTCCAACAGATATAAGccaatcaatttatttttcttgttgTTCCATTCAGTTTACAGGTTTCAGGTTTCTACATATCAACTTGACTGTGAACATAAAGCATAGTTAAATCCTGTGATATCAAAGACAACTGTAGTATAGTAGTTTGCTTCAGGTTATATTCCGTCTTTTTATATATTAACTAGGGCTGCCGCGATACGGCAGAAGCGTACCACGATACATTGTGATACAAAACaactgtattgtgatatgtattgcaatattttgtcCTTAATATATGTggtgtttattttgtatatattccataataaaaacaccctttacattatacaaacatacagtgctatgttatgtagttttacatcgATTTGAACCGTGTTGTTGAGTAAcagaaatgttcaaatgtgaggttcttgttttaaaaaatacgaGTCTGTTTGTGAAAATGCTAGGCTACAGACGATCGTAA
The DNA window shown above is from Argopecten irradians isolate NY chromosome 8, Ai_NY, whole genome shotgun sequence and carries:
- the LOC138329294 gene encoding di-N-acetylchitobiase-like; protein product: MGRAIYILLSFCLYQITFNDVMVQALSIACQCASSDLCNVIPRTNPKQNTEAYVVTEGKSSHKEWVWDHISMVLNQGPDNTDLMCHAHSLGVGYAIMEEMPVFENYTDNQNYSDWVEKVGQRIKQMHADGVSVNLLDLIGQCNVDAEHVDKVTEAVGQVYRRIKSEGWPKLFCIVPWMPPCYQGQCHLTSELLNYCDYFVTNPDSYISTCNLQCRAQATIPKSRMVLGIDEYLAVGVKKSQLLMGIPWHGYDYKCDKVQITKDHSRVCLLPKNNETNECEFKASRRRLSISDIMANYPKQFSSHNWDGLQAAPYFDSNFLNRTVNESHSIWFEAMDSLLDKYQTVKQANLEGVMIFTGDDLTNSVTDAKNEIVWNWMIHVLFLTGSAVNHDQMDMAGKAAGIGVGCFLGGCLFGFLVTCIAYTKRVKKLKIRKPFEKDDYMGDEYHDEDNNL